The following coding sequences lie in one Arachis stenosperma cultivar V10309 chromosome 5, arast.V10309.gnm1.PFL2, whole genome shotgun sequence genomic window:
- the LOC130983296 gene encoding CASP-like protein 4D1: MVTRSAAGSVMLGLRILTLAASVATVIVISTNNVKFFDGSKLKFQDIHSFRYVLAVAVIAAVYCIVQLPFAIHYAVKQKRAISGELLKEFDFFADKVISVVVATGVAVGFAVSIEFKDFFDDIFDAAGVPKKDPTRTTNDKFYNRAIIASSVLSVAFVSMFVVSVLSSIVRSNAK, from the exons ATGGTGACAAGATCTGCGGCCGGTTCAGTTATGCTTGGGCTGAGGATACTTACTCTTGCGGCCTCAGTAGCAACTGTGATTGTAATTTCCACTAACAATGTCAAATTTTTTGATGGGTCTAAGTTGAAGTTCCAAGACATCCATTCATTCAG ATATGTGCTGGCGGTTGCAGTAATTGCTGCAGTATATTGTATAGTGCAACTACCATTTGCCATACACTATGCTGTAAAGCAGAAGAGAGCCATCTCCGGTGAACTATTGAAAGAGTTTGACTTCTTCGCAGACAAG gtTATTAGTGTGGTTGTGGCAACAGGGGTTGCCGTTGGTTTCGCAGTGTCAATAGAGTTCAAAGATTTCTTCGACGACATATTCGACGCTGCGGGTGTTCCAAAGAAAGACCCAACGCGAACCACAAACGACAAGTTCTACAATCGTGCCATTATCGCTTCTTCCGTCCTCTCTGTCGCATTCGTTTCCATGTTTGTCGTTTCGGTCCTTTCTTCCATTGTCCGATCCAATGCCAAATAA